From a single Phalacrocorax aristotelis chromosome 1, bGulAri2.1, whole genome shotgun sequence genomic region:
- the LOC142052038 gene encoding erythroblast NAD(P)(+)--arginine ADP-ribosyltransferase-like codes for MEHLALGLVLLAGTLAISGSHHRRDLDPVKELALDMAPTSFDDQYRGCSRMMEEELEELNRTEFANNSVYANAWTQAAAEWRSRQYRVPQPLVLRPKQAVALLAYTQQGPLHRAFNAAVREAGRSRREYLSAFGFKVLHFLLSEALRVLRDARPRRCHHVYRGVQGIRFTAQRHQSMRFGHFTSASLRNESTLPFGRDTFFSVETCYGVPIRDFSFFPEEEEVLIPPFERFEVTNVTHDGDRALIHLRSQDVLSTYNCELVKEKKCKSQPCVFSAAPPGWSIPGDHPHLWGLLLAATALAAAGAP; via the exons ATGGAGCATCTGGCGCTGGGCTTGGTGCTGCTGGCCGGGACCCTGGCCATCAGTGGATCCCACCACCGGCGAGACCTCGACCCTGTCAAGGAGCTGGCGCTGGACATGGCTCCCACCTCCTTCGACGACCAGTACCGGGGCTGCAGCCGCATgatggaggaggagctggaggagctcaACCGCACCGAGTTCGCCAACAACAGCGTCTATGCCAATGCTTGGACCCAGGCTGCTGCCGAATGGAGGAGCCGGCAGTACCGTGTCCCCCAGCCGCTGGTGCTGCGGCCAAAGCAGGCGGTCGCCCTCCTGGCGTACACCCAGCAGGGGCCCCTGCACCGGGCGTTCAACGCAGCCGTGCGTGAGGCTGGGCGCTCCCGCAGGGAATACCTCAGTGCCTTCGGCTTCAAGGTGCTGCATTTCCTCCTGAGCGAGGCCCTGCGTGTCCTGCGGGATGCCCGGCCCCGCCGATGCCACCACGTCTACCGAGGTGTCCAGGGAATCCGCTTCACTGCCCAGCGCCATCAGTCCATGCGCTTCGGCCACTTCACCTCCGCCTCCCTCCGGAACGAGAGCACACTCCCCTTTGGCCGGGACACCTTCTTCTCGGTTGAGACCTGCTACGGCGTCCCCATCAGGGACTTCTCCTTCTTccccgaggaggaggaggtccTCATCCCACCCTTCGAGCGCTTCGAGGTCACCAATGTCACCCATGATGGGGACAGAGCCCTCATCCACCTCCGCTCCCAGGACGTGCTCAGCACCTACAACTGCGAGTTGGTGAAAG AGAAGAAATGCAAGAGCCAGCCGTGTGTATTCAGCGCAG cacccccaggctggagcatccctggggaCCACCCACACCTCTGGGGGCTCCTCCTGGCAGCCACGGCCCTGGCGGCCGCCGGGGCCCCCTGA
- the IL18BP gene encoding interleukin-18-binding protein: MAALRPAGTPRPPAQLFLPLLCWAVVSHGTDAMALQPPSITVLQMPSEPPRVGESVTISCEAVSSLPEFTLLYWLGNGSFVEKLHPEGAVHEGTVLEEANGSGVALRRDLHFSSFGTQHLHTNFTCVVLSPLGVDTREVRWLPPAPAPAPAKSGGLG, translated from the exons ATGGCTGCGCTGCGCCCCGCCG GGACCCCAAGACCTCCTGCCCAGCTCTTCCTacccctgctctgctgggctgtGGTCTCCCACGGCACGG ATGCCatggccctgcagccccccagcatCACTGTCCTGCAGATGCCGTCAGAGCCCCCTCGCGTGG GTGAAAGCGTGACGATCTCATGCGAGGCAGTGAGCAGCCTCCCCGAGTTCACGCTGCTCTACTGGCTGGGGAACGGCTCCTTCGTGGAGAAGCTGCACCCGGAGGGGGCTGTGCACGAGGGGACAGTGCT AGAGGAGGCGAATGGCTCGGGGGTGGCTCTGCGCCGTGACCTGCACTTCAGCTCCTTCGGCACTCAGCACCTGCACACCAACTTCACCTGCGTGGTGCTCAGCCCCCTCGGCGTCGACACCAGGGAGGTGCGGTGGCTGCCGCcggcaccagccccagcccctgcgaAGAGTGGGGGACTGGGCTGA